CCTGACGTCGGACGACCTCTTCGAGTTCGGCATCGTCGACGAGATCATCGACGAGCCGCTCGGCGGCGCGCAGCGCGACCCGGATGGGACGATCGCGAAAGTACTCGATGCGGACCGGCGCGCGATCGATCGCCTTATGAAGCTCGACGCCGAAACGCTCCTCGACCGCCGTTATGAGAAGTACAGGAAGTTAGGCTCGCACACGGAGCTCGTGCATGACCGCGCGGCGCGGTAGCCTTCGTTTCAAGATCAAGCGCATCGCCGCCGAGCGCGTCGGCACTGCGGCGAAGCCGCCCCGTTGGCGCAAACGACTCATCCTCTGGACCCGGCTCGGATCGCGGCTTGTCGTCGGCGCAGCGGTGCTGGCGCTCGCAGGCGCATTCGGCGCCCAGACGTATCGGATCGCCGCCGAGAACTATCGTCTGCACGTCCAGGTCGACGACGTCGAACGTCGCAACACGGCGCTCTCCGCCGATGCGGCGCGGATGCAGAAGCAGATCGTCTTGCTCCACGATCCGGACTACCTCGTTCCGCTCATCCACGAACAGCTCGGGCTCGTGAAGCCGCACGAGGTCTTCATCGTCGTAGCGCCGGCACCGGCCTCGCCGAAGTAACTCGTGATCGTCCGCGGCACCGTCCTTCACTGCAGCCGATTCGGCGCGGTCGTCCGGCTTGAGGACGGACGTCTCGCGCTTTATCCCTCCGACGAGCCGGGCATGTCGTCGGTGAGGCGAGCATCGTCCGGCGGCCGACGGCCGCAATTCCCGTTCGACGTCGACGACACGTCCGCTCGACGCGTTCGCCTATCGCTTGCTCCGTCGACGGACCAGATGGGCGACGAGCCCCGACGTGTCGACGCGCCGGCGTCGTCGTCGCTCGAACAGAAGATCATCGACTATCTCCGTCAGACGGCGGAGTGGGACCCTCGCGCGTCGCAGGCGCCGGCCGTTCGCGGCGACGAACGACCGAGGGCCAACCGTCTGCTTCCGTTCGAATTGCGCGCGCGGCGTCAATATAGGGACTCGGCGGAGCGGCCTAAGCGGCGCAAGCGTTAGCGTGAGCGGGGGTCGACAGGCCCGCTCGTGGAACTTCTCGCTTGTGACATCGACGCACGTGGAGGCGGTCAGCGTCCCCGGATGCTTCATACGCATCGACGGGGTCTATTCCGCGCTGCGCACCGCCGAAAAACGCGTCGCCGATTACATACGCGCGCATCCGGAGGAGCTCATCCACTTCACCGTCACCGAGCTCGCCGATGCGACGCAAACGAGCGAGTCGACAGTAGTCCGGCTTTGTCAGAAGCTCGGTTACAAAGGTTATCAGGAGTTCAAGATCATGCTCGCGCGCGACCTCGTGTCGCCCGCGGACACGATCTTCGAGGCGATCGCGCCGTCCGATCCGATCGACGTCCTCAAGACGAAGGTGTTCCAGGCGAACATCCAAGCGCTGCGCGACACGATCGAGGTGCTCGACGACGCGATGCTCGCGCGCGCGGCTGCCGCGATCCGCTCTGCCGGCAAGATGGACATCTACGGCATCGGCGGCTCGAGCTCGATCGCGTTCGATGCCTATCACAAGTTCCATCGCATCGGCATCGCGTGCATCGCACATTCCGATACCGACATGATGGCGACCTCGGCGGTGCTTCTCGCGCCGGGTGACGTCGCGCTCGGAATCTCGCATACCGGTTCGAGCCACGACATCGTCGAAGCGATCCGGCTCGCGAAAGAAGCGGGTGCGACGACGATCTGCATCACGCACAACGCGACCTCGCCGATCACGCGGGTCTCCGATATCGCGCTCTTCACTGCAGCGCGCGAGACCGCGTTCTCGAGCGACGCGATGACGAGCCGGCTCGCGCAGCTGTCAATCATCGACACCGTCTACCTCGCGGTCGCGTTGGCCGACTACGACAAGTCGCTCGCGCTCATCCAGAAAACGCGCCGCGCATCAGCCGCGAAGCGCTACTGACGGAACGTCCTTGCCCATTACGCGTTATGCCGTCATCTCCGTCGGCACGAACTCATGCCGTCTGCTCATCGCCGTGCGCGGTGCTGACGGCGTCTTGCGCCCCGACTATCACGAGACGCGCGGTACGCGGCTCGGCGAGGGCGTCGACGAGACGAGTGCGTTGCGGCCCGATGCAATAGATCGGACTCTGGCCGCCGCGCGCGACTACGCCTCCCTTGCGAGGGGCTCGGACAAGATATTCGGCATCGGCACGAGTGCGCTGCGCGACAGC
The Candidatus Eremiobacteraceae bacterium DNA segment above includes these coding regions:
- a CDS encoding septum formation initiator family protein, translating into MTARRGSLRFKIKRIAAERVGTAAKPPRWRKRLILWTRLGSRLVVGAAVLALAGAFGAQTYRIAAENYRLHVQVDDVERRNTALSADAARMQKQIVLLHDPDYLVPLIHEQLGLVKPHEVFIVVAPAPASPK
- a CDS encoding MurR/RpiR family transcriptional regulator translates to MTSTHVEAVSVPGCFIRIDGVYSALRTAEKRVADYIRAHPEELIHFTVTELADATQTSESTVVRLCQKLGYKGYQEFKIMLARDLVSPADTIFEAIAPSDPIDVLKTKVFQANIQALRDTIEVLDDAMLARAAAAIRSAGKMDIYGIGGSSSIAFDAYHKFHRIGIACIAHSDTDMMATSAVLLAPGDVALGISHTGSSHDIVEAIRLAKEAGATTICITHNATSPITRVSDIALFTAARETAFSSDAMTSRLAQLSIIDTVYLAVALADYDKSLALIQKTRRASAAKRY